A stretch of Aedes aegypti strain LVP_AGWG chromosome 2, AaegL5.0 Primary Assembly, whole genome shotgun sequence DNA encodes these proteins:
- the LOC5572904 gene encoding carbohydrate sulfotransferase 11 translates to MASHGQQQKSYQQYHQNRHHHQYHYQQHQKKRKMNLMPIKLNRRRFYLCLKVMLLFVVFGLYFVLLLRESMTAFSSNRMKAGVKSEAHKPPAEGRLARPAKSALHHKHHNHWAVASQHASSRESADSDQKQLAVAIAENHSTLNPVYEYSEELNAAAEADFNERRSVLWNVCADHRIIGKYPPNAWEFFISPGHGLAWCNIFKAASSTWMYYFNLLGGYDIRFLQRTRSSPIDLARKRFPRPSTAELNDYLSNTISFLIVREPFERLVSAYRNKLEGCRNKYYKLLGEQIVKRFRKKPKEGSKPVSRKYPKGPTFREFLEFLVAHYKSGGRFDEHWSPVYSFCTPCSINFTLIAKVETFQRDSEYIIRQAGLETLLLNKLPRSRMRTITNRAASNTRNLTPRYFSQIDERLLTEVLEIYQLDFELFGYNSTKYYSYVQDSIEEG, encoded by the exons ATGGCCAGCCACGGCCAGCAGCAGAAAAGTTATCAACAATATCATCAAAATCGCCACCACCACCAATACCATTATCAGCAGCATCAGAAGAAACGTAAGATGAATCTGATGCCCATCAAGCTCAACCGGAGGCGGTTCTATCTCTGCCTTAAGGTGATGCTGTTGTTCGTGGTGTTCGGGCTGTACTTCGTGTTGCTGCTACGTGAATCGATGACGGCATTTTCTTCGAACCGGATGAAGGCTGGCGTCAAGAGTGAAGCG CACAAACCCCCCGCAGAAGGTCGGCTAGCTCGTCCAGCGAAAAGTGCCCTTCATCACAAACACCACAACCACTGGGCAGTTGCGAGTCAGCATGCATCCTCCAGGGAATCAGCCGACAGTGATCAGAAGCAGCTGGCAGTAGCCATCGCTGAAAATCACTCCACCCTGAATCCGGTGTATGAGTACTCCGAAGAACTGAACGCCGCTGCTGAGGCGGATTTCAACGAGCGGCGATCGGTACTGTGGAACGTCTGCGCCGATCATCGAATCATCGGGAAGTATCCACCCAATGCTTGGGAGTTTTTCATTTCCCCAGGCCACGGACTGGCTTGgtgtaatatttttaaagcagCGAGCAGCACTTGGATGTACTATTTTAACTTACTGG GTGGTTACGACATCCGGTTTCTACAGCGAACGCGATCTTCGCCAATCGATCTGGCGCGAAAACGGTTCCCACGGCCATCTACTGCGGAACTGAACGATTATCTCTCGAACACAATTTCGTTTCTGATAGTGCGAGAGCCGTTCGAACGATTGGTGTCGGCCTATCGGAATAAATTGGAGGGTTGTCGTAATAAGTACTACAAACTGTTGGGCGAACAGATCGTCAAGCGATTCCGCAAGAAACCCAAAGAAGGCAGCAAACCGGTTTCG cgtAAATATCCCAAGGGGCCAACATTTCGGGAATTTTTGGAGTTTTTAGTTGCACATTACAAGAGCGGTGGAAGGTTCGATGAGCACTGGAGTCCAGTGTATTCATTCTGCACACCGTGCAGCATCAACTTTACCTTGATAGCCAAAGTAGAGACGTTTCAGAGGGATAGTGAGTACATCATACGGCAGGCAGGTTTGGAGACGTTGCTTCTGAATAAGCTACCCCGTAGTCGCATGCGTACGATCACCAATCGTGCGGCGAGCAATACACGGAATCTGACACCAAG ATACTTCTCCCAGATCGATGAGCGGCTTCTGACAGAAGTGCTAGAAATATATCAACTCGATTTCGAGCTGTTTGGTTACAATAGCACAAAATATTATAGCTATGTGCAAGATTCAATAGAGGAAGGATAA